Genomic DNA from Vanrija pseudolonga chromosome 3, complete sequence:
ctcttcgtcctcttcctcgctggAGAGCTCGGGGGTAGGCGACAtctccacctcctcgtcttcctccaccTCTTCCACCTTGCCGCGCTTGGGTGACTTGGAAAGCATTTGCGGAGCATCACGTTCGGGTGTCCAAACGGTGCGAACTCGTCGTTGACGCTTGCCCTCAACGATCAGTGGCGCGTCATTGGCCCGACTCTCCAGAGCAGAGTCGGTGAGCGACTGATCGTTCTTGGGCTCCTGGGAGGCCTCTGCGCCGGCGGGTTTCGAGGGGTCGGGGACACCATAGCGCTTCAATAGCTCCTCAATAGGCATGTTGGCATCTGCCAGCAgaccctcgtcctcgctgtcggcgccgtcgacagcctcggcgtcctccatCTCGACATCCAGCTGCACGTCCTGATCATCGAGGTCGCTGCCCGGCCCTTTgaactcggcgtcgttggcgtccGGGTCTGGAGtgtcggcaagggcggccaGAGACCGAGCCTTCTTCGCCAGACGTCGTGAGGGGGCCCGCGGGGGAGGaaggtcctcggcctcatctGCGGCGGGGGAGATTCCGTTGATGAGGGGCGCCGGTGGCTCAGAAGTCCCATTGGCCTCGGGGGCCTCTGGTCCGGCAGGCGCCGCGGAAGCAGTGTTCACAGGCAGAGCATCACTGGGGGCATCAAATGCCGCATCGATCTCGGCACCGTCAATCTCCATTGCGTTACTGTCCCGAGCAGTAGTCAGGGGTGCAATCACTGTCCTCGGGGGCGTGACAGCAGGTGTGGTGGCGGCTGGAGTGAGTGTCGCCACCGGCGTCACGGCAGCAGTGACGGACGTCATCGGCGTGACTGCGTCGAAGGCAgcgtcgatctcgtcgtTGTCAATCTCCATCGAGTCGAGGAAGCCGACAGCATCGGGGTCATGCAAGTCGAGGGCTTGGGAGGCAGGGGCGACCGGGACTGTTGGTTCAGGAGCTGGGGCCGGAGCTGGGTCAGCCGGCTGCTCAGCGGCCTGGGGCGGTGGCTGGGCAGAAGCTGGCTCTGCCACAGTCTCAACCACCTCAGGTTCAGGAGCTGATGCTGGCCCCGCTGGAGTGGCTTCTGGTGCCGATGAGGGAGCAGTTTCGGCGGTAGGGATGTCCGATTCGGCTTTCGCGTCCGAAGATTCGGTGACAGGCTCAGCCTGGACGGGCGCGTCGTTgaccggctcggcgtcgtcctcaccCATGTCGAtatcgtcgccgaggagaatGCGAAGGTCTGGTCGCTCttcgtcgtcttcatcctcctcctcttcatcctcttcgtcgtctgCGTCCTCCTGTCCactctcctcctcttcggccTCTGCTTCTGCCTCGACAGCGACAtcggcttcggcctcggGAGTGGGTTCAACCTCGGCGGtctctccctcctcaccgccCACCTCCTgaccgccctcctcctcaccgccctccacctcgccgccctcctcctctccggcgtcctcctcaccgccctcctcctcgctgtcctcggccgccgacaCCTCCTCCGTGCCATCTGAACCGACATCCTCCTcctggtcctcctcgtcgtgggTACCCTCTCGGCCCACGATGACGTCGCGCTGgccctcgagcaggcccGTACTCCGCTGGAGCATATTTTGGAGATGCTCTTTACCGAGACGATCCTGTTCAAGCTTTTGCGCCGCCACAACCTTGGCTCGCACGATCTGGCGGGTTAGTGACTACCAATTATACGAACCCACTTTTGTAGCCAGGCCCCAGCGCTTGCGCAGACTCTTAACGACTTCCTTGGCCCTGCGCTTGCGTTCCTTTTCTTcggcagcgcgctcgcggtcctccttgccctcgatgAACTCCCAGTGCAGTTGGATCATCCTGGCAATCTTCTTGCAGACGATGGGtttgagcttggcctcggatACAATGGCATTGCGGACTTGAACCATGTGGTTCAACAACGCGTCCTGGTAGTCTGTTTGCCGTGGTGGCGGACCAGTCGGGGCCTTCTTCTGGTGGCTCTTATCTCTGACCTTCTCAGTCGGCCcctcatcatcctcgtccaGAAGACGTAGCAGGCGTCCCTGGTGTTGGAGCCAATTGACGCGGTTACGGAAGTATCCTTCGCGTGCTGCGCGTGTTTCCAGCTCCGTGAGATCAGGTTGGTGACCAGAGTCCTCAATGTGGATGTAGGACTCCAAGAGTGCGTTGACATTGCCTTCGAATTTTGGTTTCGCCAACAAACGCTGACCTGGATCGGTGAACGTGACGTGGCTTGAACCTGTGCGACGAGGGTAGGTCCGTTTTGGTGGCGGAGGAAAGGGAAGGTGGGCAAGGGAGGGAagcggtggtgctgggctGGGAGATGGCGTTCGTACTGGTACTGGTGTCGAAGGACCAGCTTCACTTGTTGCTGGGCCAGGAGACGACGCGCTTTCGCTGTCCTCCTTCAAGAGGCGAGACTTCTTGGAAGGGAGAGCAGGAAGGGattgccgccctcgcctctTCTTCCCGTGATCGACagcctcgatctcgtcgtcgtccgtctccCTGAGCTCGGTTTCAGACGCAGTAACACGTCGCGCGCCCTTCTTTCCCTttgccggcggtggtggtggcggggccatctcggcgtcgctcgcaGCCTGAGACTTTCGTCTCGAGCCAGACGCGGCAGGCggctcctccacctccttGCCTTTGCCCTTCCCTGCGGGTGTCTTGGGCTCGCCGATGGCCGTGACGTTTCCTAAAGCCTCAGCCTTGCTATGAAGCTGTCGTCTTGTCGTTCTTGACGGGCCGAGCGCTCTCGATCTCGACGACCCCACGGCTGGGGGAGGAACAGTCGACGGGACCAGGCTCAGCAGGTCGTGATGGAGATTCTTGTACTGCGCGGGTCAGTTTACAGCACGCCAGCACCACCTACCTCCAGAAACACTGGCGTGTTTTCATTCTTGGCGTCGACAGGGTCCCAGCCCTCGAGAATGCTGGTATATCTCTCGAGATGGAACTTCTCCTTTACCGCCAtgtcgtgctcctcgacaATGGCGCGGACCTGAGCCTCGTGGTCGCGCACCATCTCATCGCGCTTCGCGAGCGTTCCCTCCGCACTGAGCTTATGTAGGGcatgctcgcgctcctcgttTGAGatgacgcgcgcgctgcctggacgcgtcggcgctgctgggGCGGCAGGGAGCGAGGTCCTGGTGCGCAgtgcgcgcgccggggcCGGCGCAGGTGCAGCAGCATTCGAGCTCCGCGATGCTCTGCGCGCACCTCctgacgagcccgaggcctcgggctcgcggcCAGGTTGGTGTGATGTGTCGATGCCCATGTGGACGACCTCCACTTTAGGCCCAGATGCGAGTGTTTAGACGCTCTCGAATCCTGGGGTCATATCTTTGTTGCTGGGCGATGCGATGGCGCGTGCTAAACGGGCCTGGTGTGCTTCCTGGGCGATTCTGGTCACCCTGTCGGTCGATTTGTAAGCGTCGTGTGTTGATTATATGCGAGAAGATGGAAGTGAAGATGTTGCAAGAGTAGTAAGGATGAGGTTGCGCGCGTCAGCTCGTAGGGCGGGTGCAATAATCCCGCGGGGTTAAACAGTGGCCGCGTCATGCGACAGGCAGGTGTATTTGGTGCGTGGAGGTCGACCACTTGACAttgcaacaacaacgacgcaACCATGCTCGCACCAGTAACGGCACTCTCGCTCCTGTCGATGGACCCGTCGCCCGCGGTACGccgctcggcatcggcggccgcggggaCGCGACacggcctcgtcaacctcacgcgcctcgtcggttcgctcgacaagcagcgcctcgagcagcagcgagacGGGCTGGACGGCGTGACGTGGCTCGAGATCCAGAAGACGTGGGAGGTGGGTAGAATTATTGTGTATgcgctgacccgccagacgGTGCTCTATGCGCGGgctctgctcggcgcgctcaagggcGGCAATGAGCAGTGCGTACAGTTGATGTTCGCCAGAGTTGAgctgacgcgccgccaggTCCTCGACCACCCTCTCATCGCTGAACTCACTCGAGGCGACGCTGTCAAAGGTTGAGACCCATGTCCAGGGCGCCGCGAAGGTATGCCCTCACTTTCCCTGCCACGCTGACGTCTAGCGCACGAGCGCCCCGGCACCGGCCACATCGCTGCCATACCTCGAGCTCCCGACGCAGCTGCGGCCCACTGGTCCGCCATCAcccgtcgcgctgctcgacgaggcggtggccACCACGCTGCCTGagatcgaggccgacgcgctcccgcccgcgctggcgtcggcaccAGTGACGCCaggcgtcgagctgccgtCTTTGAGCTTCACTGCTCCCAAGGCACCTGCCCCTCCAGCACCGTCACCCTCCCTCaaccgcgccgcgtcgtccaaGTCGTTCAGCACGACGACCTACTTTGCCAAGCGGGAGAAGGAGGACcggcagggcggcgaggctggcCTCCTGCCGCTCAAGACGCAGTCTACAGCCAATGACAAGGACCCGCTCGACTCAGAGGGCAT
This window encodes:
- the SWR1 gene encoding Helicase SWR1, which encodes MGIDTSHQPGREPEASGSSGGARRASRSSNAAAPAPAPARALRTRTSLPAAPAAPTRPGSARVISNEEREHALHKLSAEGTLAKRDEMVRDHEAQVRAIVEEHDMAVKEKFHLERYTSILEGWDPVDAKNENTPVFLEYKNLHHDLLSLVPSTVPPPAVGSSRSRALGPSRTTRRQLHSKAEALGNVTAIGEPKTPAGKGKGKEVEEPPAASGSRRKSQAASDAEMAPPPPPPAKGKKGARRVTASETELRETDDDEIEAVDHGKKRRGRQSLPALPSKKSRLLKEDSESASSPGPATSEAGPSTPVPVRTPSPSPAPPLPSLAHLPFPPPPKRTYPRRTGSSHVTFTDPGQRLLAKPKFEGNVNALLESYIHIEDSGHQPDLTELETRAAREGYFRNRVNWLQHQGRLLRLLDEDDEGPTEKVRDKSHQKKAPTGPPPRQTDYQDALLNHMVQVRNAIVSEAKLKPIVCKKIARMIQLHWEFIEGKEDRERAAEEKERKRRAKEVVKSLRKRWGLATKIVRAKVVAAQKLEQDRLGKEHLQNMLQRSTGLLEGQRDVIVGREGTHDEEDQEEDVGSDGTEEVSAAEDSEEEGGEEDAGEEEGGEVEGGEEEGGQEVGGEEGETAEVEPTPEAEADVAVEAEAEAEEEESGQEDADDEEDEEEEDEDDEERPDLRILLGDDIDMGEDDAEPVNDAPVQAEPVTESSDAKAESDIPTAETAPSSAPEATPAGPASAPEPEVVETVAEPASAQPPPQAAEQPADPAPAPAPEPTVPVAPASQALDLHDPDAVGFLDSMEIDNDEIDAAFDAVTPMTSVTAAVTPVATLTPAATTPAVTPPRTVIAPLTTARDSNAMEIDGAEIDAAFDAPSDALPVNTASAAPAGPEAPEANGTSEPPAPLINGISPAADEAEDLPPPRAPSRRLAKKARSLAALADTPDPDANDAEFKGPGSDLDDQDVQLDVEMEDAEAVDGADSEDEGLLADANMPIEELLKRYGVPDPSKPAGAEASQEPKNDQSLTDSALESRANDAPLIVEGKRQRRVRTVWTPERDAPQMLSKSPKRGKVEEVEEDEEVEMSPTPELSSEEEDEEESGEEDEVASLAGETDAPRIRPPFLLRGTLRPYQQAGLEWLASLYANNMNGILADEMGLGKTIQTIALLGHLACDLGVWGQHLIIVPTSVILNWEMEFKKFFPGMKVLTYYGNQKERKEKRVGWHTENAWQVCITSYQIVLADQHIFRRKNWVYMILDEAHNIKNFRSQRWQTLLGFKTQRRLLLTGTPLQNNLMELWSLLYFLMPNGITADATAVVGFANHKEFTEWFSNPMDKAVESGETLDEETIQTVNKLHTLLRPFILRRLKSEVETQLPGKFEHVVYCRLSKRQRFLYDEFMSRASTREALTSGGYLGVVNILMQLRKVCNHPDLFEVRPVRTSFAMERSVVSDFEPTDLLVRKRLLAAQDDSLDFDAMNLTITKHENESGWVAGMRARLDASNKLPHAIEPVSVKRAKAPKPDTRTPEGWAKWTAHVQEQASIARWQGLRDVNRLRCQSGPIYGSTTLAMLSGLPRYLLPESMDLRRRIDMLGEHTPPAAPLITSLVDRVHQMTPVIDRFAVIPPNVVARDLPQYALPAVDPAAYPTLQDPDFDSLHGPTVRLQIAFPDVSLLQYDCGKLQKLAEMLRDLKAGSHRVLIFTQMTKVLDILEIFLSYSGHRYLRLDGSTKIEDRQVITERFNSDPRIFCFIASSRSGGVGINLTGADTVFFYDSDWNPSMDRQCMDRAHRIGQTREVHIYRFVSSHTVEENMLKKANQKRLLDRVVIQDGDFTTEFFGRMDWRDMLDEDMKAAAAESRDDDRIEDIDVEQGPEAEDAEAAAPRLGQERDFAAALAEVEDEEDVAAAKMAQGEGEMDFAEFGGDDTTKKGGAAAAPAAPAAVSRLGTEGKTEGSGTGVSTPLPEDDDEYYDDDEPGAIDEYMLRYVEWEWDYFSSL